A DNA window from Branchiostoma lanceolatum isolate klBraLanc5 chromosome 17, klBraLanc5.hap2, whole genome shotgun sequence contains the following coding sequences:
- the LOC136423546 gene encoding uncharacterized protein isoform X2 yields MLSGSRHDSLLELDERTKRVVSHYLRPKRPQKPGENMALSTVDVIATAGPMPYWQGFKVVYHSNENTDAAAECRYERQLCTLAQLLREPSNNDYSDWSFFSREGWAAKLVRKCNTTGQEDTCDLCYNDRILLRRLEDIGAKINSTFCCPAGVMLSPIGLIVETQTEAINSISCGNVDHIVPCTASQLIAAYKDGRRIDEWGWFKSRENVQVMLKDGCSNSTASTCYRGVLPTNKTTPGVHLFCCSPEMCVQSGCTAKVPGCSNPLGMESGKIYDHQITASSNVSGHPPKYGRLNSKTPLQFDYADENPRFEVEFGRTVILTGLIIQGNFQAYGIQHNLTSSDWSDYVDEYGEAVLFCGHGNGNGYNFQHLSHPVLTRHVAILPRFLEWGKKNLRVEFLGCEENDCIIAPGPFPMINMIDPSSISCSSKDCVSNATTYRGTVRASGNATCRDWTCPNRHFDFCLEENFCRFAPDGDSANLVCPSVSGSGLANLTSAPCQSIPKCSISENDDEPVFPTRQRFYQQTYAAQYCEERGKQLCSLEQLVLLNTFRDIKAKEWGWISDRGWEAMFVEDCTNATAEFCFKNMYRYRRSNAVSSVAYCCDSLFELTGKKYHNHGSAEKGCRDQGMQLCLPSQLLTIHGASIRRDSYPEHLAWINMADKVAFLNETCGCNVGDNCVGNKIPLFKTDPSKPYRAMCCEESFFISEDTFSNQSEALKLCKMGGKKTCSRLQLNALYNDGVRNEEFSWFVEPHGLASLRAQCETTDHYCTDGVTYKDITASNDMAFTIYCCKPESYTAPSNQSMPQKADVTNHFIGCNNPLGLESGVIIRDQINVSSFLDQKHTPNHVRLNSGSSWKVEDNDARPWIQVDLLDSHVVAGVITQGGGKDGGDVTSFSLSFSIDGNQWLPYNNNETTQLPTVFFGNKDGDTPNHVYLSRAVATRYVRLHPVSWNGTVGLRLEIVGCKFSSCSMPGNALGENVLFYHYHQVKCTEPECIVGRGLNYRGKQNVTRSGRPCQKWNSHHPQYHCTTPSLYPDADLSDNYCRNVQDHSSKAPWCFTGERDWEYCLVERCEVGCVDLELDFVDGKNDWDRFLLSSNTDDYTDITDFSMATREEIVEMGHQKEDFILQCTFDKERCSLDDFKVTQNAKYGNCFTFNHGEDGLVRNTTKVGAEYGLKLTLSIEANEYVGLFGQDPGAKVTIHSVGSTPFPEGNALNTEPGKSTFVGLKRSSVKRQPHPYGDCTSYQERDALYGGKYTYETCQHSCLQAALLERCGCSDELIAINSTLCSVLNKTQECCRQDVRTRHEDGNLPCDCRQSCNEDSYALWLSSSLWPSDSYVWYVLENIHARSQARNLPLDPRELRQNLTRVHVYFRDLNYELITENPTYTEEALLSSLGGLLGLYVGLSVITVFEIINLVVDVVKVACNKDRKFRGSMEPPVIMTAS; encoded by the exons ATGCTGAGCGGCTCCCGGCACGACTCTTTGCTGGAGCTGGATGAACGGACTAAACGTGTCGTATCGCACTACTTGCGTCCAAAGCGGCCGCAAAAGCCAGGAGAAAACATGGCATTGAGCACGGTAGACGTAATTGCGACCGCGGGGCCGATGCCGTATTGGCAGGGGTTTAAGGTCGTCTATCACTCAAATGAAAACACCGATGCTGCGGCGGAATGTAG gtatGAACGACAACTGTGCACCTTGGCCCAGCTTCTGAGAGAGCCAAGTAATAACGACTATTCCGATTGGAGCTTCTTCAGCCGAGAGGGTTGGGCAGCAAAGCTCGTCCGTAAATGCAACACGACCGGACAAGAAGATACTTGTGACTTGTGCTATAATGACAG GATTCTTCTGAGACGTCTAGAAGACATCGGTGCTAAAATCAACTCCACGTTCTGCTGCCCTGCTGGTGTCATGCTGTCCCCCATAGGATTAATTGTTGAAACTCAAACCGAGGCTATCAATTCCATCTCATGCGGGAACGTTGACCACATTGTGCCCTGCACCGCTAGTCAGCTGATTGCTGCCTACAAAGATGGCAGGCGTATTGACGAATGGGGATGGTTTAAATCTAGAGAAAACGTTCAGGTGATGTTAAAGGATGGCTGTTCAAACAGCACCGCATCGACATGCTACCGCGGAGTACTCCCAACCAATAAAACCACTCCAGGGGtccatttgttttgttgctCTCCCGAAATGTGCGTACAGTCCGGATGCACGGCCAAAGTTCCCGGATGCAGCAATCCGCTTGGAATGGAAAGCGGGAAAATTTACGACCATCAAATAACAGCGTCGTCAAATGTCTCCGGTCACCCGCCCAAGTACGGGCGCTTGAACTCGAAAACCCCGTTGCAATTTGATTACGCTGATGAAAATCCTCGTTTCGAGGTCGAGTTTGGCCGAACGGTCATATTAACTGGGTTGATAATTCAAGGAAACTTTCAAGCGTATGGTATACAGCACAACCTGACGTCATCTGATTGGTCAGACTATGTAGATGAGTATGGTGAAGCCGTCCTTTTCTGCGGCCATGGCAACGGCAATGGCTACAACTTCCAGCATCTCTCACATCCCGTCTTAACCCGACATGTCGCAATTTTGCCTCGTTTCCTTGAATGGGGAAAGAAAAACCTACGAGTTGAGTTTCTGGGATGTGAGGAGAATGACTGCATCATTGCTCCTGGTCCATTCCCGATGATAAACATGATAGATCCTAGCTCCATCAGCTGCAGCAGCAAAGACTGTGTGTCCAACGCCACCACATACCGCGGCACCGTCCGGGCTTCTGGTAACGCCACCTGCCGAGACTGGACCTGCCCGAACCGTCACTTCGACTTTTGCCTTGAGGAAAACTTCTGCCGATTTGCCCCAGATGGAGACAGCGCAAATCTAGTCTGTCCTTCTGTCTCAGGTTCCGGACTAGCTAATCTGACTTCTGCTCCCTGTCAGTCCATCCCAAAATGCTCCATTAGCGAGAATGACGACGAACCAGTATTTCCCACACGGCAAAGATTTTACCAGCAAACTTACGCCGCCCAGTATTGCGAAGAACGAGGAAAGCAACTGTGTTCTCTGGAGCAGCTGGTTTTGTTGAACACATTTCGGGACATCAAGGCAAAAGAATGGGGTTGGATCAGCGACCGTGGTTGGGAAGCCATGTTTGTAGAAGATTGTACAAACGCGACTGCAGAATTTTGCTTCAAAAACATGTATCGCTATCGCCGTTCGAACGCCGTAAGTAGCGTTGCCTACTGCTGTGACTCCCTGTTTGAACTAACAGGGAAAAAGTACCACAACCACGGCAGTGCTGAAAAGGGCTGCCGTGACCAGGGAATGCAACTTTGTCTGCCTTCACAGCTGTTGACCATCCATGGTGCCTCCATCAGGCGCGACAGTTACCCAGAACACCTTGCGTGGATCAACATGGCCGACAAAGTCGCGTTTCTTAATGAAACTTGCGGATGCAATGTTGGCGATAACTGCGTAGGTAATAAAATTCCTTTATTCAAAACTGATCCATCAAAACCCTACCGAGCAATGTGTTGTGAGGAGAGTTTCTTTATAAGTGAAGACACGTTTTCTAACCAATCTGAGGCCTTAAAACTGTGCAAGATGGGAGGAAAGAAGACATGTTCGCGCCTCCAACTCAATGCCTTGTATAACGACGGAGTAAGGAACGAAGAGTTTTCATGGTTTGTCGAGCCGCACGGGTTAGCTAGTCTTCGAGCTCAGTGCGAAACAACGGATCATTACTGTACAGATGGCGTTACTTATAAAGATATCACTGCATCCAATGACATGGCCTTTACTATCTACTGTTGTAAGCCAGAGTCATACACAGCACCGTCAAATCAATCCATGCCACAGAAAGCTGATGTCACAAATCACTTCATTGGCTGCAACAATCCACTAGGCCTTGAAAGCGGCGTTATTATACGAGATCAAATCAATGTTTCCTCTTTCCTTGACCAGAAACATACACCAAACCACGTACGGCTCAACAGTGGGTCTTCCTGGAAGGTTGAGGACAATGACGCCAGGCCGTGGATACAGGTGGACTTACTGGACTCACATGTGGTAGCCGGGGTGATTACACAAGGGGGCGGAAAAGACGGTGGCGACGTCACATCCTTCTCATTGTCCTTTAGTATCGACGGAAATCAGTGGCTGCCTTACAACAACAACGAAACAACTCAGTTGCCGACAGTATTTTTCGGAAACAAAGATGGTGACACCCCGAACCACGTGTACCTGTCTCGCGCCGTCGCAACCCGATATGTACGACTGCATCCAGTGTCATGGAACGGAACGGTTGGCCTACGACTCGAAATAGTTGGATGCAAATTCTCTAGCTGCTCAATGCCAGGAAACGCACTTGGCGAGAACGTTCTTTTCTATCATTACCATCAGGTAAAGTGCACGGAACCCGAGTGTATTGTGGGGCGAGGCCTGAACTACAGAGGCAAACAAAACGTCACCAGAAGCGGTCGGCCATGTCAGAAATGGAACTCCCATCATCCTCAGTACCATTGTACCACACCCTCACTTTACCCGGATGCAGATCTCTCTGACAACTACTGCCGTAACGTACAGGACCATTCGTCCAAAGCCCCGTGGTGCTTCACAGGAGAGCGGGATTGGGAGTACTGTCTTGTCGAACGTTGTGAAGTCGGCTGTGTGGACTTGGAGCTAGACTTTGTTGATGGAAAGAACGACTGGGATAGATTCCTTCTCAGTTCGAACACTGACGACTACACAGACATCACAGACTTTTCAATGGCTACGAGAGAGGAGATTGTGGAGATGGGTCACCAAAAGGAAGACTTCATTCTACAATGCACCTTTGACAAAGAACGGTGCTCATTGGACGATTTCAAAGTGACGCAAAACGCCAAATATGGTAACTGTTTTACCTTCAATCACGGGGAAGACGGCTTAGTTCGAAACACGACCAAGGTGGGAGCGGAGTACGGTTTAAAACTCACCCTGTCAATCGAGGCTAACGAATACGTGGGGCTCTTCGGCCAGGATCCCGGAGCAAAGGTCACAATCCATAGTGTCGGTTCGACGCCGTTTCCCGAAGGCAACGCTCTCAATACCGAACCCGGAAAGAGCACTTTCGTCGGCTTGAAACGCAGTTCTGTCAAACGACAGCCGCATCCGTACGGAGACTGCACTTCATACCAGGAAAGAGATGCGTTGTACGGTGGGAAGTATACGTACGAAACTTGCCAACATTCATGTCTGCAGGCAGCCTTACTGGAGCGGTGTGGCTGTTCTGACGAACTGATCGCCATCAATAGTACCTTGTGCAGTGTGTTAAACAAGACACAGGAGTGCTGTCGCCAAGACGTCCGAACACGCCACGAGGACGGCAACCTACCGTGCGACTGTCGCCAATCCTGTAATGAGGATTCCTACGCGCTTTGGCTGTCATCTTCCCTCTGGCCGTCTGACAGTTACGTCTGGTACGTCCTGGAGAACATCCACGCCAGAAGCCAGGCTCGGAATCTGCCGCTCGACCCACGCGAACTGCGCCAAAATCTCACGAGAGTCCACGTGTACTTCCGTGACTTGAATTACGAACTGATCACTGAAAATCCGACATATACCGAGGAAGCTTTACTCAGCAGCCTGGGCGGATTGTTGGGACTGTATGTAGGTCTTTCTGTCATCACGGTCTTCGAGATCATCAACCTGGTCGTTGATGTTGTGAAGGTTGCTTGCAACAAAGACAGGAAATTTAGGGGCAGCATGGAACCACCTGTCATAATGACGGCTAGCTGA
- the LOC136423563 gene encoding acyl-coenzyme A diphosphatase NUDT19-like — protein sequence MPFKPLSKHWLEAATVILAAGTRNGRPGASSGPPAGTRGTGAAQFDYRVLMLQRSGKSGFMPNAKVFPGGVVDASDFSEEWLGVFKAAGRADFETLTRVEVHADRSPMLTSRRDSPVPNELGYRICAIRETFEESGVLLARPWASGPVGWPLPAAELARWRKRVDGNAREFLNLCTECRCVPDVWSLYEWCNWLTPVMPAMPKRRRYDTAFFICCLDHIPPAARDDREIVKAQWLTPAEVLHDFRQEKHIIPPPQVYELSRLCQVQSLADLHHFSRERGAKGCERWLPVLFPCEDGHVSVLPGDDLYPAHANPETHQGHPLANTVAQLRQSANNLNRSETTSESVGKLSGQFATEMRCNIPPKFGHLSPKQNVFEFVEQIQSKL from the exons ATGCCGTTCAAACCCCTCTCCAAGCACTGGCTCGAGGCTGCCACCGTGATCTTAGCGGCTGGGACGAGAAACGGTCGGCCGGGGGCGAGCTCGGGTCCGCCGGCGGGCACCCGCGGCACCGGCGCCGCCCAGTTCGACTACCGCGTCCTGATGCTGCAGCGGAGCGGGAAGAGCGGCTTCATGCCCAACGCAAAG gTGTTTCCCGGCGGCGTGGTGGACGCCTCAGACTTCTCGGAGGAGTGGCTTGGCGTCTTTAAGGCGGCAGGACGGGCGGACTTTGAGACGCTGACGCGGGTCGAAGTCCACGCGGACCGGTCGCCCATGTTGACATCGCGGAGAGACTCACCCGTACCGAACGAGCTCGGATACAG AATCTGCGCCATTCGGGAAACTTTTGAGGAGTCGGGAGTACTGCTGGCGCGGCCCTGGGCCAGCGGGCCAGTCGGGTGGCCCCTCCCGGCAGCCGAGCTGGCCCGCTGGAGGAAACGGGTGGACGGGAACGCTCGGGAGTTCCTGAACCTCTGCACTGAATGCAg GTGCGTTCCGGACGTCTGGTCCTTGTACGAATGGTGCAACTGGCTCACGCCTGTCATGCCGGCTATGCCCAAAAGGAGGCGCTACGACACCGCGTTCTTCATCTGCTGCTTGGACCACATTCCTCCTGCCGCCCGGGACGACCGGGAGATCGTCAAGGCACAG TGGCTGACACCAGCCGAAGTCCTGCACGATTTCCGACAGGAAAAACACATCATCCCACCCCCGCAAGTGTATGAACTCTCCCGCCTGTGCCAGGTGCAGAGTCTGGCGGACCTGCACCATTTCAGCCGAGAGAGGGGTGCGAAGGGTTGTGAGAGATGGCTGCCGGTACTTTTTCCTTGTGAAGACGGCCATGTGTCGGTACTACCAG GGGATGACTTGTACCCTGCTCATGCTAACCCGGAGACGCACCAGGGTCACCCCCTCGCCAACACCGTCGCGCAACTCCGACAGTCCGCGAACAACTTGAACAGGAGCGAGACAACCTCGGAATCAGTCGGCAAACTCTCGGGCCAGTTCGCCACAGAAATGCGCTGCAACATCCCGCCCAAGTTCGGGCACCTCTCGCCCAAACAGAACGTGTTTGAATTTGTCGAACAGATTCAAAGTAAACTTTAG
- the LOC136423546 gene encoding uncharacterized protein isoform X1 has product MFDFRLRKSMLSGSRHDSLLELDERTKRVVSHYLRPKRPQKPGENMALSTVDVIATAGPMPYWQGFKVVYHSNENTDAAAECRYERQLCTLAQLLREPSNNDYSDWSFFSREGWAAKLVRKCNTTGQEDTCDLCYNDRILLRRLEDIGAKINSTFCCPAGVMLSPIGLIVETQTEAINSISCGNVDHIVPCTASQLIAAYKDGRRIDEWGWFKSRENVQVMLKDGCSNSTASTCYRGVLPTNKTTPGVHLFCCSPEMCVQSGCTAKVPGCSNPLGMESGKIYDHQITASSNVSGHPPKYGRLNSKTPLQFDYADENPRFEVEFGRTVILTGLIIQGNFQAYGIQHNLTSSDWSDYVDEYGEAVLFCGHGNGNGYNFQHLSHPVLTRHVAILPRFLEWGKKNLRVEFLGCEENDCIIAPGPFPMINMIDPSSISCSSKDCVSNATTYRGTVRASGNATCRDWTCPNRHFDFCLEENFCRFAPDGDSANLVCPSVSGSGLANLTSAPCQSIPKCSISENDDEPVFPTRQRFYQQTYAAQYCEERGKQLCSLEQLVLLNTFRDIKAKEWGWISDRGWEAMFVEDCTNATAEFCFKNMYRYRRSNAVSSVAYCCDSLFELTGKKYHNHGSAEKGCRDQGMQLCLPSQLLTIHGASIRRDSYPEHLAWINMADKVAFLNETCGCNVGDNCVGNKIPLFKTDPSKPYRAMCCEESFFISEDTFSNQSEALKLCKMGGKKTCSRLQLNALYNDGVRNEEFSWFVEPHGLASLRAQCETTDHYCTDGVTYKDITASNDMAFTIYCCKPESYTAPSNQSMPQKADVTNHFIGCNNPLGLESGVIIRDQINVSSFLDQKHTPNHVRLNSGSSWKVEDNDARPWIQVDLLDSHVVAGVITQGGGKDGGDVTSFSLSFSIDGNQWLPYNNNETTQLPTVFFGNKDGDTPNHVYLSRAVATRYVRLHPVSWNGTVGLRLEIVGCKFSSCSMPGNALGENVLFYHYHQVKCTEPECIVGRGLNYRGKQNVTRSGRPCQKWNSHHPQYHCTTPSLYPDADLSDNYCRNVQDHSSKAPWCFTGERDWEYCLVERCEVGCVDLELDFVDGKNDWDRFLLSSNTDDYTDITDFSMATREEIVEMGHQKEDFILQCTFDKERCSLDDFKVTQNAKYGNCFTFNHGEDGLVRNTTKVGAEYGLKLTLSIEANEYVGLFGQDPGAKVTIHSVGSTPFPEGNALNTEPGKSTFVGLKRSSVKRQPHPYGDCTSYQERDALYGGKYTYETCQHSCLQAALLERCGCSDELIAINSTLCSVLNKTQECCRQDVRTRHEDGNLPCDCRQSCNEDSYALWLSSSLWPSDSYVWYVLENIHARSQARNLPLDPRELRQNLTRVHVYFRDLNYELITENPTYTEEALLSSLGGLLGLYVGLSVITVFEIINLVVDVVKVACNKDRKFRGSMEPPVIMTAS; this is encoded by the exons ATGTTTGATTTCAGATTGAGAAAATCGATGCTGAGCGGCTCCCGGCACGACTCTTTGCTGGAGCTGGATGAACGGACTAAACGTGTCGTATCGCACTACTTGCGTCCAAAGCGGCCGCAAAAGCCAGGAGAAAACATGGCATTGAGCACGGTAGACGTAATTGCGACCGCGGGGCCGATGCCGTATTGGCAGGGGTTTAAGGTCGTCTATCACTCAAATGAAAACACCGATGCTGCGGCGGAATGTAG gtatGAACGACAACTGTGCACCTTGGCCCAGCTTCTGAGAGAGCCAAGTAATAACGACTATTCCGATTGGAGCTTCTTCAGCCGAGAGGGTTGGGCAGCAAAGCTCGTCCGTAAATGCAACACGACCGGACAAGAAGATACTTGTGACTTGTGCTATAATGACAG GATTCTTCTGAGACGTCTAGAAGACATCGGTGCTAAAATCAACTCCACGTTCTGCTGCCCTGCTGGTGTCATGCTGTCCCCCATAGGATTAATTGTTGAAACTCAAACCGAGGCTATCAATTCCATCTCATGCGGGAACGTTGACCACATTGTGCCCTGCACCGCTAGTCAGCTGATTGCTGCCTACAAAGATGGCAGGCGTATTGACGAATGGGGATGGTTTAAATCTAGAGAAAACGTTCAGGTGATGTTAAAGGATGGCTGTTCAAACAGCACCGCATCGACATGCTACCGCGGAGTACTCCCAACCAATAAAACCACTCCAGGGGtccatttgttttgttgctCTCCCGAAATGTGCGTACAGTCCGGATGCACGGCCAAAGTTCCCGGATGCAGCAATCCGCTTGGAATGGAAAGCGGGAAAATTTACGACCATCAAATAACAGCGTCGTCAAATGTCTCCGGTCACCCGCCCAAGTACGGGCGCTTGAACTCGAAAACCCCGTTGCAATTTGATTACGCTGATGAAAATCCTCGTTTCGAGGTCGAGTTTGGCCGAACGGTCATATTAACTGGGTTGATAATTCAAGGAAACTTTCAAGCGTATGGTATACAGCACAACCTGACGTCATCTGATTGGTCAGACTATGTAGATGAGTATGGTGAAGCCGTCCTTTTCTGCGGCCATGGCAACGGCAATGGCTACAACTTCCAGCATCTCTCACATCCCGTCTTAACCCGACATGTCGCAATTTTGCCTCGTTTCCTTGAATGGGGAAAGAAAAACCTACGAGTTGAGTTTCTGGGATGTGAGGAGAATGACTGCATCATTGCTCCTGGTCCATTCCCGATGATAAACATGATAGATCCTAGCTCCATCAGCTGCAGCAGCAAAGACTGTGTGTCCAACGCCACCACATACCGCGGCACCGTCCGGGCTTCTGGTAACGCCACCTGCCGAGACTGGACCTGCCCGAACCGTCACTTCGACTTTTGCCTTGAGGAAAACTTCTGCCGATTTGCCCCAGATGGAGACAGCGCAAATCTAGTCTGTCCTTCTGTCTCAGGTTCCGGACTAGCTAATCTGACTTCTGCTCCCTGTCAGTCCATCCCAAAATGCTCCATTAGCGAGAATGACGACGAACCAGTATTTCCCACACGGCAAAGATTTTACCAGCAAACTTACGCCGCCCAGTATTGCGAAGAACGAGGAAAGCAACTGTGTTCTCTGGAGCAGCTGGTTTTGTTGAACACATTTCGGGACATCAAGGCAAAAGAATGGGGTTGGATCAGCGACCGTGGTTGGGAAGCCATGTTTGTAGAAGATTGTACAAACGCGACTGCAGAATTTTGCTTCAAAAACATGTATCGCTATCGCCGTTCGAACGCCGTAAGTAGCGTTGCCTACTGCTGTGACTCCCTGTTTGAACTAACAGGGAAAAAGTACCACAACCACGGCAGTGCTGAAAAGGGCTGCCGTGACCAGGGAATGCAACTTTGTCTGCCTTCACAGCTGTTGACCATCCATGGTGCCTCCATCAGGCGCGACAGTTACCCAGAACACCTTGCGTGGATCAACATGGCCGACAAAGTCGCGTTTCTTAATGAAACTTGCGGATGCAATGTTGGCGATAACTGCGTAGGTAATAAAATTCCTTTATTCAAAACTGATCCATCAAAACCCTACCGAGCAATGTGTTGTGAGGAGAGTTTCTTTATAAGTGAAGACACGTTTTCTAACCAATCTGAGGCCTTAAAACTGTGCAAGATGGGAGGAAAGAAGACATGTTCGCGCCTCCAACTCAATGCCTTGTATAACGACGGAGTAAGGAACGAAGAGTTTTCATGGTTTGTCGAGCCGCACGGGTTAGCTAGTCTTCGAGCTCAGTGCGAAACAACGGATCATTACTGTACAGATGGCGTTACTTATAAAGATATCACTGCATCCAATGACATGGCCTTTACTATCTACTGTTGTAAGCCAGAGTCATACACAGCACCGTCAAATCAATCCATGCCACAGAAAGCTGATGTCACAAATCACTTCATTGGCTGCAACAATCCACTAGGCCTTGAAAGCGGCGTTATTATACGAGATCAAATCAATGTTTCCTCTTTCCTTGACCAGAAACATACACCAAACCACGTACGGCTCAACAGTGGGTCTTCCTGGAAGGTTGAGGACAATGACGCCAGGCCGTGGATACAGGTGGACTTACTGGACTCACATGTGGTAGCCGGGGTGATTACACAAGGGGGCGGAAAAGACGGTGGCGACGTCACATCCTTCTCATTGTCCTTTAGTATCGACGGAAATCAGTGGCTGCCTTACAACAACAACGAAACAACTCAGTTGCCGACAGTATTTTTCGGAAACAAAGATGGTGACACCCCGAACCACGTGTACCTGTCTCGCGCCGTCGCAACCCGATATGTACGACTGCATCCAGTGTCATGGAACGGAACGGTTGGCCTACGACTCGAAATAGTTGGATGCAAATTCTCTAGCTGCTCAATGCCAGGAAACGCACTTGGCGAGAACGTTCTTTTCTATCATTACCATCAGGTAAAGTGCACGGAACCCGAGTGTATTGTGGGGCGAGGCCTGAACTACAGAGGCAAACAAAACGTCACCAGAAGCGGTCGGCCATGTCAGAAATGGAACTCCCATCATCCTCAGTACCATTGTACCACACCCTCACTTTACCCGGATGCAGATCTCTCTGACAACTACTGCCGTAACGTACAGGACCATTCGTCCAAAGCCCCGTGGTGCTTCACAGGAGAGCGGGATTGGGAGTACTGTCTTGTCGAACGTTGTGAAGTCGGCTGTGTGGACTTGGAGCTAGACTTTGTTGATGGAAAGAACGACTGGGATAGATTCCTTCTCAGTTCGAACACTGACGACTACACAGACATCACAGACTTTTCAATGGCTACGAGAGAGGAGATTGTGGAGATGGGTCACCAAAAGGAAGACTTCATTCTACAATGCACCTTTGACAAAGAACGGTGCTCATTGGACGATTTCAAAGTGACGCAAAACGCCAAATATGGTAACTGTTTTACCTTCAATCACGGGGAAGACGGCTTAGTTCGAAACACGACCAAGGTGGGAGCGGAGTACGGTTTAAAACTCACCCTGTCAATCGAGGCTAACGAATACGTGGGGCTCTTCGGCCAGGATCCCGGAGCAAAGGTCACAATCCATAGTGTCGGTTCGACGCCGTTTCCCGAAGGCAACGCTCTCAATACCGAACCCGGAAAGAGCACTTTCGTCGGCTTGAAACGCAGTTCTGTCAAACGACAGCCGCATCCGTACGGAGACTGCACTTCATACCAGGAAAGAGATGCGTTGTACGGTGGGAAGTATACGTACGAAACTTGCCAACATTCATGTCTGCAGGCAGCCTTACTGGAGCGGTGTGGCTGTTCTGACGAACTGATCGCCATCAATAGTACCTTGTGCAGTGTGTTAAACAAGACACAGGAGTGCTGTCGCCAAGACGTCCGAACACGCCACGAGGACGGCAACCTACCGTGCGACTGTCGCCAATCCTGTAATGAGGATTCCTACGCGCTTTGGCTGTCATCTTCCCTCTGGCCGTCTGACAGTTACGTCTGGTACGTCCTGGAGAACATCCACGCCAGAAGCCAGGCTCGGAATCTGCCGCTCGACCCACGCGAACTGCGCCAAAATCTCACGAGAGTCCACGTGTACTTCCGTGACTTGAATTACGAACTGATCACTGAAAATCCGACATATACCGAGGAAGCTTTACTCAGCAGCCTGGGCGGATTGTTGGGACTGTATGTAGGTCTTTCTGTCATCACGGTCTTCGAGATCATCAACCTGGTCGTTGATGTTGTGAAGGTTGCTTGCAACAAAGACAGGAAATTTAGGGGCAGCATGGAACCACCTGTCATAATGACGGCTAGCTGA